The Oryza sativa Japonica Group chromosome 11, ASM3414082v1 DNA window AACAACACAGATAATTCATATCCAACATTCATAATCACTAAATACCAAAACTAATCATGTATTTTAGATACCACAGCAACAGAATaatgtatttatatatataccaaCAGGGAGGAGATAAACACTAATGCTTGAAAACCATGAGCAAAATTTGAAATACACCATAATAACAATTGCGCTTTAAAAATGCAACCtacatttttttagatttgaatGCTACTAGTACAAAAGATTTCTTCAATATAATACAATTCTGTTATTTTTGCCTCTACAACATCCTCACCCCATTACTGGGTTTATCCACATCCACAACGTCAAGCCTCCTCGCATTCCCTGATCAATTTAGTCCCATGCCTCCTCACATCCACTGATCAACTGCTCCCAACACCGCATGATGAGAGAAACAGATCTACACGACTCATCGCATCTGATTCAAGTAACATGCATACCAACACCGCGCTGCGCCGCGCCATGCACTGCTTCAACCAGGATGCCAAAGCAGAACACCAGCCCACCCTGTGCCCTACTACTCACAGCGATACACATTCGCCGCATGCTCCAACAGCTCTATACCGCGCCCACGGCACACACAGCGGCGCAGCGCATAACACGCGGCGAGAGCACGATCCAAGAGCACCATTGGCCAACAACATACAGCGGCGCAGCACAGCTCTACGTTACTACATGGAGTGGCATGGAAGGGACGAATTGTGGAAAGCTAAGGGCACAAAAATGTAACAGGATGGCACACAGGTTGTGATCCTTTGTTCCCCCCCCCCAAATCTAGTATTCTCAGATAAATTCTCGTGTGGTGTTCTAACAAATCCCGGTAAAATTTTACTGGTTCGAAAGAGATTGGGCGAGCGAAGCGCGAAAGGGGGGGTTACCTGTTGATGATGGCGTCGACGATGACCTGAATGGGGTTGGCGTCGGTGAGGAGGTGGATGATCTCCATGGCGTGCTTGACGATGCGCACGGCCATGATCTTCTTCCCGTTGTTGCGGCCGTGCATCATGAGCGAGTTGGTCAGGCGCTCCACGATGGGGCACTGCGCCTTCCGGAACCTCTTCGCCGAGTACCTCCCCGCCGTGTGCGGCAGGTACGTCGCGTGCTTCGTCGGGTTCACCGCCAGGTAGTCCGCCAGCGAGATGTCGTTCacctgcaccgccgccgccgccggagaacgCGGTTAGCGACcgggcccaagaggagggaggagcACGGAGGAGAGGGGAACCAACGCACCTGGACGTCCTCGAAGGACCAGCGGCTGAAGAGCTTGACCTCCTGCTGCGGGAGCTCCACTTCGGCCATGGCTGAtgctgcggtggcggcggcggcggcggaggaggaggaggcgcgtggatgcgggaggcggcggcggcggagggaaaCCCTAAACGAGAGTGGGGGAGCTAGGGATGGGGGTGGATGGCCTTGAGTTCTCTTTATATTGGTGGATGGATtgttgggccgggccggggTCAAGGCCCAGCCGGCCTACTAGGTTTTTAGCGGAGCTGTAGTTTTTGCATTTTTTGACCTTTTGAGAAGACAGTTTTACAAATAGATCCACACGAACCTTATGATAGGAGGCAACGTATCTTGTTCACTTAGCCATCCAGATCCAGGTGCCACTTCTCCCTCTTGATGCTGTAGGACTACGATGGCAGCTCGAATCCCCTCGCAACCATGCTCATCGGAGATAGATTTCAATATTCATACATCCAGTAGCCAAAATCCTTGTCAAAAGATATCTATAGCTCACGCTTCTCCCTCTCGATGCTGTAGGACTACGGTGGTAGCTCAAATCCTCTCGACGACCATGCTCACCGGAGATGGATTTCAATATTCGTGTAGTCAAAGTCCCTATGAAAAGATATCTATAGTTCTCACTTGGAACATGAGGTTGTTatagatgtaactttttcttGCGAGATAAACGGTTCTGATTAGGCAAGAACATGATGCTTCATTAGCCAAAGTCCCTATGAAAAGATATCTATAGTTCTCACTTGGAACATGAGGTTGTTATAGATGTAACTTTTTTTGTGAGATAAACGGTTCTGATTGGGCAAGAACATGATGCTATGAATACATTTGGCTATGTGCAATCAAGGGTAAAATAACAAGCGTAGAAGAAAATGTTGTTTTCAGTTCAGAGTTTCAGTCTTGAATGGAGAAGACAAACAAAAGCTTTTGCATTTCAGTTAGTAATCTCAAAGGAAACAAAAGAACAACTCTACTAATTTGGTTTATGCTTGCTAGCTAGGCGAAAGCAGAATTTATacctgtcgacgtttgatgtcgtgattccggtatttgcatagtatagggatcgttggtactaggatatggggacgaggattttatacaggttcgggtccCTGAATTgccaggtaataaccctacatcctgttggccgaagccggtcattgctcttattcatcataatcacaccagtacaatattttgggtagcatatctaactgttgtcgatatGGCGGTCTGAAtcgtagtcgacaacaaggtagtcttcctcctcgaatccgtgcccggcaagatcagagatagcgctttcgtctctcctgacagtatccggagacaccgtaggggactagccgtgcttatccctaaAGTCGATATCCAGCGTCTTGTCTTGCCGTATGTTGGCTtatatgttgtggcttctgttgttccgtgtatgttgattgtctcccctctcctcctagggggccttgtatttatacccataggtgtccccttgtctaagtagaactagggaaaccagtatggatacaatccgagtaatcCTTGttatttccatgtagaactctggttgtctttccttatccggatttccctccatatccgaggtcagtttccgtataagacatggtatgtggtgggtcctgccgagatgtagtcgactactattaggtatgtggtatccataaccctgacaatacCATAAATAATCTTGAATAAATCTATCATAATAGATTCAAATGCATATTGAGACTTGAGAGAATGCTAGGCTGCTAGTTGAAGTTCTCTAAATATCTAATGGATGAGCAAAATCAGTTTAAATTCATGATGTTTGAGACAAAACAAAACTCGAAAAATCCAACAATTTCTCTGAAACAGATACAAAAAGCTAGCAAG harbors:
- the LOC4350516 gene encoding small ribosomal subunit protein uS7, with the translated sequence MAEVELPQQEVKLFSRWSFEDVQVNDISLADYLAVNPTKHATYLPHTAGRYSAKRFRKAQCPIVERLTNSLMMHGRNNGKKIMAVRIVKHAMEIIHLLTDANPIQVIVDAIINSGPREDATRIGSAGAVRRQAVDISPLRRVNQAIYLLTTGARESAFRNIKTIAECLADELINAAKGSSNSYAIKKKDEIERVAKANR